One window from the genome of Xenorhabdus bovienii SS-2004 encodes:
- a CDS encoding tyrosine-type recombinase/integrase translates to MASTLLTDSKIRGLKPKNSAYYTWQAAATRGTGRLGVKTYPSGRKVFVYRYFKNGKEKFINLGDFPALSLAEALSKSRDAAANVSAPEKAIINHATIEQLFSDYIADQKRRGKRSYDKTQYRLNQVLDSQHIDRNTPAKDITPDHIKRVLAEFISRGAVAGSNKVRANLHAVFNFGLFADNDPAKLNEKVIYGLDRNPVTVVPRQEGADKALDRFLSWDEMKEILKLFRISSTVFPIHPDYGRLILLCIFTAGQRPWEIMTNTKDNWDKNNNTLTVPLHISKNGDYHVIPLCESATEILECQAKQYPDSEFLFPGDTKEGHLLTAEYAKQIRKFCARYDFEKFTPRDIRRTFKTLAGEMGISSEMRDRLQNHKKPGVSTKHYDRYDYLKEKREIIAQWESKLLSL, encoded by the coding sequence ATGGCTAGTACCTTATTGACTGACAGTAAAATCCGAGGTTTGAAACCCAAAAACTCAGCTTATTATACATGGCAAGCAGCAGCAACACGAGGAACCGGGAGGTTAGGAGTTAAAACATATCCATCGGGAAGAAAGGTCTTTGTCTATCGTTATTTTAAGAATGGAAAAGAAAAGTTCATAAACCTGGGTGATTTCCCTGCTCTTTCTTTGGCAGAGGCATTATCCAAATCACGAGATGCCGCCGCCAATGTTTCAGCGCCAGAAAAAGCCATCATAAATCACGCCACAATTGAACAGCTATTCAGCGACTATATTGCCGACCAGAAACGCCGTGGCAAGAGATCTTATGATAAAACCCAGTACAGGCTAAATCAGGTATTAGATAGCCAGCACATTGATAGAAATACGCCAGCAAAAGATATTACCCCAGACCACATTAAAAGGGTATTAGCTGAATTTATCTCACGCGGTGCTGTTGCTGGCTCAAATAAGGTTCGTGCCAATCTTCATGCTGTATTTAACTTTGGTCTGTTCGCTGACAATGATCCTGCCAAACTGAACGAGAAAGTTATTTATGGCCTTGACCGAAATCCTGTCACCGTCGTTCCACGCCAAGAAGGAGCAGATAAAGCCCTGGATAGATTTTTATCTTGGGATGAAATGAAAGAGATTCTAAAATTGTTTCGTATTTCGTCGACAGTATTCCCAATCCATCCTGATTATGGTCGGTTAATATTGCTTTGCATTTTCACAGCTGGACAACGCCCTTGGGAAATAATGACCAATACAAAAGATAACTGGGATAAAAATAATAACACGCTGACAGTGCCTCTTCATATTTCAAAAAACGGTGATTACCACGTCATTCCCTTGTGCGAGTCTGCAACTGAAATATTAGAATGCCAAGCCAAACAATATCCAGATTCAGAGTTCTTGTTTCCCGGAGACACTAAAGAAGGTCATTTACTCACTGCTGAATATGCCAAGCAGATCCGCAAATTTTGTGCTCGCTATGATTTTGAAAAATTTACACCAAGGGATATCAGACGAACCTTTAAGACGCTTGCAGGAGAGATGGGGATCAGTTCTGAGATGAGAGACAGGTTACAGAACCATAAAAAACCCGGTGTCTCAACCAAACACTACGATCGCTACGACTATCTGAAAGAAAAACGGGAAATTATAGCGCAATGGGAAAGTAAATTACTATCACTATAG
- a CDS encoding DUF2169 family type VI secretion system accessory protein, with the protein MEFRNLTPFAVMNYSMLDVEDVEHHVAVIKIGYQLLPVGQGEYSAELLPAPRLCLQDEYREQMNASQVLQESDLAPFKPRCDVIVNGTAYAPDNRPCTEFPVRLRVKSKQGQTLLDKTLTITGEREFIRDAGGQWQLTDPKPFSTLPLDYRYAFGGECKIQADDKASEHLKERDRLTPEQRRQHPDGENAPVAHAVCESNPLGMGFITPWYAQAKPLTRSPALRITRPDAPFTAQHFTTQLDGTLAPDTPACQPQGMGFIGRPWLPRRQLAGTYDADWLTHRHPYLPKDFDFGYWNGAPTDQQIDWPDTDIAITLSGLTPDGELHVNLPGHRPFILLRMHNGILLPVPMRMDTLIINSEARTLHMTCRLSFKASLPVRVAETRFEINPDAPLLNLAPLEEEKTDG; encoded by the coding sequence ATGGAATTTCGTAACCTGACCCCCTTTGCGGTGATGAACTATTCAATGCTGGATGTTGAGGATGTGGAGCACCACGTGGCGGTCATAAAAATCGGCTACCAGCTATTGCCTGTCGGACAAGGGGAATACAGTGCTGAATTACTGCCCGCGCCGCGCCTGTGTTTACAGGATGAATACCGTGAACAGATGAATGCCTCACAGGTGTTGCAGGAGAGTGATCTTGCCCCGTTTAAACCACGCTGTGACGTGATTGTCAACGGCACGGCGTATGCGCCGGATAACCGACCCTGTACTGAGTTTCCTGTACGGCTGCGGGTAAAGAGCAAACAGGGCCAGACCCTGCTCGACAAAACCCTGACCATAACCGGTGAACGGGAATTTATTCGTGATGCTGGCGGTCAGTGGCAACTGACCGACCCGAAACCGTTTTCAACACTGCCGCTGGATTATCGCTATGCCTTTGGCGGTGAATGCAAAATCCAAGCAGATGATAAAGCGAGCGAACACCTGAAAGAACGTGACCGGCTGACACCGGAACAGCGCCGGCAACATCCAGACGGGGAAAACGCTCCTGTTGCTCATGCCGTGTGTGAAAGCAACCCGCTGGGTATGGGATTTATCACGCCGTGGTATGCACAGGCCAAACCACTTACCCGTTCCCCTGCCCTCCGTATTACCCGACCGGATGCCCCGTTCACCGCGCAGCATTTTACCACTCAACTGGATGGAACGTTGGCGCCTGATACACCCGCCTGCCAGCCACAAGGCATGGGCTTTATCGGCCGTCCGTGGCTGCCCCGCCGCCAGCTGGCCGGCACTTACGATGCCGACTGGCTGACACATCGACATCCTTACCTGCCAAAAGATTTTGACTTTGGCTACTGGAACGGCGCCCCCACTGACCAGCAAATTGACTGGCCGGACACGGATATTGCCATCACGTTAAGCGGCCTGACGCCTGATGGTGAACTGCACGTCAATCTGCCGGGACACCGTCCGTTTATTCTGCTGCGAATGCACAACGGCATATTACTGCCCGTGCCGATGCGTATGGATACGTTAATTATCAACAGCGAGGCAAGGACGCTGCACATGACCTGCCGACTGAGTTTCAAAGCCTCACTGCCCGTGCGAGTGGCTGAAACCCGGTTTGAAATCAACCCGGATGCCCCCTTGCTCAATCTGGCACCACTGGAAGAGGAGAAAACGGATGGCTGA
- a CDS encoding IS110 family transposase: MQNVTLIGIDLGKHSFHVHCQDKSGKALLRKKFTRARLMEFLAGSPSATVVMEACAGAHFMARRIAAFGHEAKLISPQFVRPFVKSNKNDFVDAEAICEAASRPSMRFVQPRTEAQQAMRALHRVRESLVRDRVKTTNQMHAFLLEFGISMPIGTAVIKRLSTVLAENELPPYLAQLLMRLHAHYLYLVEQLTELETALEQELRRDETGQRLQTIPGVGPITASVLSSQLGDGKQYGCSRDFAASTGLVPRQYSTGGKNTLLGISKRGDKNLRRLLVQCARVFIQRIDYQSGRLAEWVKAQLERKHSNVVACALANKLARIAWAITTRQTVFER, from the coding sequence ATGCAAAACGTTACGCTTATTGGTATTGATCTCGGCAAACATTCTTTCCACGTTCACTGTCAGGACAAATCAGGAAAGGCCCTGCTGCGTAAAAAATTTACCCGCGCCAGACTGATGGAGTTTTTAGCGGGATCGCCATCAGCGACTGTTGTAATGGAAGCCTGCGCCGGTGCTCACTTTATGGCTCGCCGGATCGCTGCTTTTGGTCACGAAGCGAAGCTGATTTCTCCACAATTTGTTCGTCCTTTTGTAAAGAGCAACAAGAACGATTTTGTGGATGCTGAAGCCATATGCGAAGCTGCATCTCGTCCCTCCATGCGATTTGTGCAACCACGAACAGAGGCGCAACAAGCTATGCGCGCCCTGCATCGGGTCAGAGAATCACTGGTCAGAGACAGGGTTAAAACCACTAATCAGATGCACGCTTTTTTACTGGAATTTGGCATCAGTATGCCGATCGGAACCGCCGTGATAAAAAGACTTTCAACCGTCTTGGCAGAGAACGAACTTCCTCCCTATCTGGCACAGTTGCTGATGCGCTTACATGCCCATTATCTTTATCTTGTCGAACAGCTCACCGAGCTTGAGACGGCACTGGAGCAGGAGCTGAGACGTGATGAAACAGGACAGCGTCTTCAGACAATACCGGGCGTGGGTCCGATAACTGCCAGCGTCTTATCATCGCAGCTGGGCGATGGTAAGCAGTATGGCTGTAGCCGGGATTTTGCTGCTTCAACCGGTCTGGTACCACGCCAGTACAGCACGGGTGGCAAAAATACGCTTTTAGGGATAAGTAAACGCGGAGACAAAAATCTGCGACGGTTACTTGTCCAGTGCGCCAGAGTCTTTATCCAGAGAATCGATTATCAGTCAGGAAGGCTGGCTGAATGGGTAAAGGCTCAGCTTGAGCGAAAACACTCAAATGTTGTGGCCTGTGCGCTGGCCAACAAATTAGCCCGGATAGCCTGGGCAATCACAACACGGCAAACTGTGTTCGAAAGGTAA
- a CDS encoding DUF4150 domain-containing protein translates to MCKTPMGASTPPIPYPVIAKLAGSDTPVKSVRANGQPVVVFAQSFVPTTLGDQPGVANGIKSGTVGAKCHPKAHTNTVRAGNKLVLRHGDEFWMNGA, encoded by the coding sequence GTGTGCAAAACCCCGATGGGCGCGTCAACACCGCCGATCCCGTATCCGGTCATTGCGAAACTGGCAGGCAGTGACACCCCCGTGAAATCGGTACGCGCCAATGGCCAACCCGTAGTGGTATTTGCCCAGAGCTTTGTGCCGACAACTCTCGGCGACCAGCCGGGCGTGGCCAACGGGATTAAGAGTGGCACGGTGGGGGCGAAATGCCATCCCAAAGCGCATACCAACACCGTCCGGGCCGGCAATAAACTGGTACTGCGCCACGGGGATGAATTCTGGATGAATGGCGCATAA
- a CDS encoding RHS repeat-associated core domain-containing protein encodes MSEDKANREDVSSETGEHIPPQPNTALPSKPRSDSPTGEGNTLGKIIGQAPQGASSPHEANPVVIPESKPEMSAWETLKTMGKALGNAAVDKAKETKQDLSTVSGWDPIEQQKGIAKTVSNTAVGLGEMAIKGGMLNSAREADESARSLAFWGKVFGNPDTEKQAKVIGEVADAGRTNAKQFNLDEYKMTLDTPGQRIGGTAADIFMLIGPTKGAGTAGSVTKAPEIAKVAEAGALATKSREAAQVVEASTQAAKNANPAAGAIIKEKPATSPKTEVKPTTEKPVDNATSSGKKKGNDNELSSTKGDPVDMATGDFLQVWPVLAIPGVLPINLSRTYRSTADLHGLFGAKWADDWSLKLAISQGEVHYTHTDGVIYDYATPDNRVLSRNRNLPHCLLTGELTGELCLTDRRTQLTYHFSPMSGNTRKLSAITDRRQNRIDFIYDKQSQLTAVTRNDGLRLSLHYLDGRLNTITMQENREGQPAEQCLLTCQYDSQGYLNECDAFQHNHLWHEYDVQGRMIRWHDTDQTDLTITYDERGRVLSTTSPSGYWHDRFRYDDNARITTYLDGEGGETHYHYDPNGLVIREVDPLGRITRRQWRHSLLMWESDPMGQMTAFDYNPDGALTEVKLPTGDTFAYGYNEHGQLIESVLPTGERWQLHYDEQGNLTALTHPLGHQEEYQYGTQGELRQRLLPDGRQWHYAYDEKQRLAAVMTPDGETTGLQLDALGRLRQFTDALKQQTHYRYSDDHASLNGSLTEVELPDGVTQQLRYDSERRVVAATDGEGRTTRYQYGAFDLLNQVTRPDGTILRFGYDRLTRLNSVTASTGETYRYERDAAGQIIRETDFTGRTLEYQYDKLGRRTLTQYPDGQQLRWHYSAAGLLVKQESWQPEENQQVLKDTTTYEYNQRYQLVKATNADATVEYEYDKTTGLPTCERINGREITRKWDNLTGRPVSESVEGNTLHFGYNLSGSLNHFQLNEHSPLAFRHDALGRETVRESANGFILASRYTATGLLAHQSAGQATPFFRETLAQNDPHFPPQASAVNRSWQYDRAHNVRVIDDSRWGQTRYRYNTNDQILHTLFEGVRPHEEQFSYDANGNLNQHLPPDAQGALEQITQRQKAGRVVQQGDIRYRYDDNGRLVEKTEQRDGFRPQIWRYRWDTQNQLTHVETPDGSRWHYRYDAFGRRVRKLKVHDGKLTATNLQLWLAGKADLAPRSDAIIGQEYLWSGDQLIEEVPIYADGTPVEDQRVRWLYEPGSLTPSARFEKGKLHYIVSDHQGTPREMLSEEGVLVWAQRLTTWGKAEKSQVIASNNPDYHVNCNLRFCGQYEDEESGLYYNRFRYYSPDTAQYISADPIGLLGGVNPYGYVHNPSKWIDPYGLAGGIGNKGDYIITYRGDTRSFTEIFDKGFETLGPSKDLYKHALDNRAPPSDFVSTTIDPTKTISFATKYGQKSGYMYTMKTNHGIDVNKALGARSPFAAEAEIAMPGGVRAEDILGARAVNADGEMWDYTILNPKRYGK; translated from the coding sequence ATGTCAGAAGATAAAGCTAACCGAGAGGACGTCTCGTCAGAAACGGGCGAACACATTCCGCCACAACCCAATACAGCCTTACCATCAAAACCACGCAGTGACAGCCCGACTGGTGAGGGCAACACGCTGGGTAAAATCATCGGTCAGGCACCACAGGGGGCGAGTTCGCCCCATGAGGCGAATCCGGTGGTGATACCGGAAAGCAAACCCGAAATGAGTGCATGGGAAACGCTGAAAACGATGGGAAAAGCGTTAGGAAACGCTGCCGTAGACAAAGCCAAAGAAACAAAACAAGACCTGTCAACCGTAAGCGGATGGGATCCGATTGAACAGCAGAAAGGCATTGCCAAAACCGTCAGTAATACCGCCGTGGGGCTGGGCGAAATGGCCATTAAGGGCGGAATGCTGAACTCAGCTCGTGAAGCGGACGAATCGGCCCGTTCATTAGCTTTCTGGGGGAAAGTATTTGGCAACCCTGACACCGAAAAACAGGCTAAAGTGATAGGCGAAGTCGCCGATGCCGGCCGCACGAATGCCAAACAGTTTAATCTTGACGAGTACAAGATGACACTGGACACGCCCGGACAACGTATTGGCGGCACAGCCGCTGATATTTTCATGCTTATCGGCCCGACAAAAGGTGCGGGTACTGCAGGCTCAGTGACTAAAGCACCCGAAATCGCGAAAGTGGCAGAAGCTGGTGCACTGGCGACAAAATCCCGTGAGGCAGCACAGGTCGTAGAAGCCAGTACACAGGCGGCTAAAAACGCCAACCCTGCCGCTGGGGCTATAATCAAAGAAAAACCCGCGACATCCCCGAAAACGGAAGTCAAACCCACAACAGAAAAGCCTGTCGATAACGCCACCTCATCCGGCAAAAAAAAGGGCAATGACAACGAACTGTCCAGTACAAAGGGCGATCCGGTCGATATGGCCACCGGCGATTTCCTGCAAGTCTGGCCGGTTCTCGCCATTCCGGGGGTGTTGCCAATAAACCTCAGCCGAACCTACCGCTCCACGGCGGATTTACACGGCCTGTTTGGTGCCAAATGGGCGGATGACTGGTCACTGAAACTGGCTATCAGTCAGGGGGAAGTGCACTATACCCATACCGATGGCGTTATCTACGATTATGCCACACCGGATAACCGGGTCTTGTCCCGTAACCGTAATCTTCCCCATTGCCTGTTGACGGGCGAACTGACCGGCGAACTGTGCCTGACCGACCGCCGCACCCAGTTGACGTACCATTTCAGCCCGATGTCAGGCAACACACGAAAATTGTCTGCTATCACTGACCGGCGTCAGAACCGGATTGATTTTATCTACGATAAGCAGTCGCAACTGACGGCCGTCACTCGCAATGACGGCCTGCGGTTAAGCCTGCATTATCTGGACGGCCGGCTTAACACGATCACGATGCAGGAAAACCGCGAAGGTCAGCCTGCTGAGCAATGTCTGTTGACCTGTCAATATGACTCACAGGGCTATCTGAACGAGTGTGATGCTTTCCAGCACAACCACCTGTGGCATGAATATGATGTGCAGGGGCGGATGATCCGCTGGCATGATACCGACCAGACTGACCTGACGATAACCTATGACGAGCGCGGTCGGGTACTCAGCACCACCTCTCCCAGCGGCTACTGGCATGACCGTTTCCGCTATGATGACAACGCCCGCATTACCACCTATCTGGATGGCGAAGGGGGTGAAACCCACTACCACTACGACCCGAACGGATTGGTGATACGGGAAGTGGATCCACTGGGGCGTATTACCCGCCGTCAGTGGCGTCACAGCCTGCTGATGTGGGAAAGCGACCCGATGGGGCAGATGACTGCCTTTGATTACAACCCTGACGGTGCATTGACCGAAGTGAAATTGCCAACCGGCGATACCTTTGCTTACGGTTATAACGAGCATGGACAGCTTATCGAAAGTGTACTGCCGACCGGCGAACGTTGGCAACTTCACTATGATGAGCAGGGCAACCTGACTGCGCTGACCCACCCACTGGGTCATCAGGAAGAATACCAGTACGGCACGCAGGGCGAATTGCGCCAGCGTCTGTTACCGGATGGCCGCCAGTGGCACTATGCCTATGACGAGAAACAACGGCTGGCCGCCGTGATGACACCGGATGGCGAAACTACCGGCCTGCAACTGGATGCACTGGGGCGTTTGCGCCAGTTCACCGATGCGCTCAAACAGCAGACGCACTACCGCTATAGCGATGATCATGCCAGCCTTAACGGCAGCCTGACTGAAGTTGAGTTGCCGGATGGGGTTACCCAGCAACTGAGATATGACAGTGAACGGCGCGTGGTAGCCGCCACTGACGGGGAAGGCCGCACAACCCGTTATCAATACGGCGCTTTTGATCTGCTCAATCAGGTTACCCGACCGGATGGCACTATCTTGCGCTTTGGCTATGACCGTCTGACCCGTCTGAATTCAGTCACCGCCTCCACGGGAGAAACTTACCGCTATGAGCGGGATGCCGCGGGTCAGATTATCCGGGAAACCGATTTTACCGGGCGTACCCTCGAATATCAGTACGATAAACTGGGACGCCGTACACTGACTCAATACCCCGATGGCCAGCAACTTCGCTGGCACTATTCCGCCGCAGGTTTGCTGGTCAAACAGGAAAGCTGGCAGCCGGAAGAAAACCAACAGGTGCTAAAAGACACCACCACTTACGAGTACAACCAACGGTATCAATTGGTGAAAGCCACCAATGCGGATGCTACTGTCGAGTATGAGTATGACAAAACTACCGGGTTGCCAACCTGCGAACGTATCAACGGGCGGGAAATCACGCGCAAATGGGATAACCTGACCGGGCGTCCGGTCAGTGAAAGTGTGGAGGGCAATACCCTGCACTTCGGTTATAACCTGTCGGGGAGTCTGAATCACTTTCAGCTTAACGAGCATTCACCGCTGGCCTTCCGGCATGATGCGCTGGGTCGGGAAACGGTACGGGAAAGCGCCAACGGCTTTATTCTTGCCAGCCGCTATACCGCAACCGGATTGCTGGCCCATCAGTCGGCAGGGCAGGCCACCCCATTTTTCAGGGAAACGCTGGCACAAAATGATCCGCATTTTCCGCCGCAAGCCTCTGCCGTTAACCGAAGCTGGCAATATGACCGTGCCCACAATGTGCGGGTGATTGACGACAGCCGCTGGGGGCAAACCCGTTATCGTTACAATACCAACGACCAGATCCTGCATACCCTGTTCGAGGGTGTGCGTCCGCATGAAGAACAATTTAGCTATGATGCCAACGGCAATCTAAACCAACATCTGCCGCCCGATGCACAAGGTGCGCTGGAACAAATTACACAACGCCAGAAAGCCGGGCGGGTGGTGCAGCAGGGAGATATCCGCTATCGCTATGATGATAATGGCCGTCTGGTGGAAAAAACCGAACAGCGGGACGGGTTCCGTCCGCAAATCTGGCGCTACCGTTGGGATACGCAAAACCAGCTCACTCACGTCGAAACGCCAGATGGCTCACGCTGGCATTATCGCTACGATGCTTTTGGCCGACGAGTCCGTAAACTGAAAGTTCACGATGGTAAACTCACCGCAACTAATTTACAGTTGTGGCTGGCAGGTAAAGCGGATTTAGCGCCAAGATCCGATGCTATTATAGGACAGGAATATCTGTGGAGCGGCGATCAGCTTATCGAAGAAGTGCCGATTTACGCCGATGGCACACCAGTGGAAGATCAGCGTGTCCGTTGGTTATATGAACCCGGTTCATTAACGCCGTCAGCCCGCTTTGAAAAAGGCAAGCTACACTATATTGTGAGTGACCATCAGGGTACACCACGCGAAATGTTGTCCGAAGAAGGGGTACTGGTCTGGGCACAGCGGCTGACAACATGGGGGAAAGCGGAGAAATCGCAGGTTATCGCCTCCAATAATCCGGATTATCATGTTAACTGTAATCTGCGGTTCTGCGGGCAATATGAGGATGAAGAGAGCGGATTATATTATAATCGTTTTCGTTATTACTCGCCGGACACGGCGCAGTATATTTCGGCAGACCCCATTGGCTTATTGGGTGGAGTGAATCCGTATGGCTATGTACATAATCCGTCAAAATGGATAGATCCTTACGGTCTGGCAGGCGGGATTGGTAACAAAGGCGATTACATCATAACTTATCGTGGAGATACACGGAGCTTCACTGAAATTTTTGATAAGGGATTTGAAACGCTTGGGCCAAGTAAGGATTTGTATAAACACGCATTAGATAATAGAGCACCTCCGAGCGATTTCGTAAGTACTACCATTGACCCGACAAAAACCATTAGTTTTGCAACAAAATATGGACAAAAAAGTGGCTATATGTACACCATGAAAACCAATCACGGTATAGATGTAAACAAAGCATTAGGCGCAAGATCACCATTTGCTGCTGAAGCAGAGATTGCAATGCCTGGAGGGGTTAGAGCTGAAGATATATTAGGTGCAAGAGCAGTCAATGCCGATGGAGAAATGTGGGACTATACTATTCTAAATCCAAAAAGGTATGGAAAATGA
- the tssI gene encoding type VI secretion system tip protein VgrG has translation MSIKKNLDKLKKGQALVQQGQEAVQKAKQVAGKLGSGMSGTAGLIPGGGFAGGIGGRSGSGMTSTAGLIPGGGFTGGQGLAERSAGGQNAATKALEKVGQMLMGGRDPSGLQFTLTAGSLPPQTFVVTDFTLNESFSQPFSLSVGLASADPVIDFPAVLDRTATLTILQNGIEQRSITGIVSRFEQGNTGLHQTTYQMTIRPDLWRTTLRQNSRIFQQQDIATIITALLKEHSIRDVIFSLRHPHPAREFCVQYQESDFAFLQRLTAEEGIFYFFECSNGRNTLVFADDCGSVPPGIVIPYQPGEVNTVGEPAISSLTCSAQVRPAQVQLKDYTFKNPAWPAEFHQQMRDENLQQLYYEHYDYPGRFKDEAHGKDFTRYRLEALRSDAVTGQGSGNAIALQPGKLFILNNHPRIDLNQSWQTISTSHSGSQPGALETATDGAGTTLHSHFYFIRQNQNWRPAPLSKPVVDGPQIAKVVGPAGEEIFCDQYGRVRLQFPWDRYGKSNDQSSCWIRVSQPWAGQGWGILAIPRIGQEVVVDFLHGDPDQPIVTGRTYHASNIPPGALPGSKTQMAFRSKTHKGQGYNELLFEDAKGSELLSLHAQKDMYTKVLNNRDTHVLANHSETVEKNQTITVNENKEETVTLNSTETVKEVRKLITGKDYIIEVGTHKIETINNTLSITTGDVIELRCGASVLRMDSAGRITLQGSEFKFEASGPVQITGKDIDLN, from the coding sequence ATGTCAATAAAGAAGAACCTCGATAAATTGAAGAAAGGGCAAGCCCTTGTTCAGCAGGGGCAAGAGGCTGTTCAGAAAGCGAAACAAGTTGCAGGCAAATTGGGCAGCGGCATGTCAGGAACAGCAGGTTTAATCCCGGGTGGTGGTTTTGCCGGCGGAATAGGCGGCCGTTCAGGCAGCGGCATGACAAGCACCGCGGGCTTAATCCCGGGTGGCGGTTTTACCGGTGGGCAGGGGCTGGCAGAACGCTCAGCCGGGGGACAGAATGCCGCCACCAAAGCACTGGAAAAAGTCGGCCAGATGCTGATGGGCGGGCGTGACCCGAGTGGCCTGCAATTTACCCTGACCGCAGGCAGCTTACCGCCACAGACGTTTGTGGTGACCGATTTCACCCTGAACGAAAGTTTTTCCCAGCCGTTCAGCCTGAGTGTGGGACTGGCGAGTGCCGACCCGGTTATTGACTTTCCGGCCGTACTGGATCGCACCGCCACGCTGACCATTCTGCAAAACGGTATCGAACAACGCAGCATCACGGGGATCGTTTCCCGCTTTGAGCAGGGTAACACCGGGTTGCACCAGACCACCTACCAGATGACTATCCGGCCGGATCTGTGGCGCACGACCCTGAGACAGAACTCACGTATTTTCCAGCAGCAGGATATCGCCACCATCATCACCGCCCTCCTGAAAGAACACAGCATCCGCGATGTGATCTTCAGCCTGCGCCATCCTCATCCCGCGCGCGAATTCTGCGTGCAGTATCAGGAAAGTGACTTTGCCTTCCTGCAACGGTTAACCGCGGAAGAGGGTATTTTCTACTTCTTCGAATGCAGTAACGGGCGCAACACGCTGGTCTTTGCCGATGACTGTGGTTCTGTGCCGCCGGGCATAGTCATCCCTTATCAGCCCGGTGAAGTCAACACCGTGGGTGAACCTGCCATCAGCAGCCTGACATGCAGCGCACAAGTACGGCCGGCTCAGGTACAGCTTAAGGATTACACTTTCAAGAACCCGGCATGGCCGGCGGAATTTCACCAGCAGATGCGGGATGAAAATCTGCAACAACTGTACTACGAGCACTACGACTACCCCGGCCGCTTCAAAGACGAGGCGCATGGCAAGGATTTTACCCGCTACCGGCTGGAGGCGCTGCGCAGCGACGCAGTGACCGGACAGGGCAGCGGCAATGCGATAGCGCTACAGCCGGGTAAACTGTTTATCCTGAATAATCATCCACGGATAGACCTGAACCAGTCATGGCAGACCATCTCCACCAGCCACAGCGGCAGCCAGCCGGGTGCACTGGAGACAGCAACCGACGGCGCAGGCACCACGCTGCACAGCCACTTCTATTTCATCCGCCAGAATCAGAACTGGCGCCCGGCACCGCTGTCCAAACCGGTGGTTGATGGCCCACAAATCGCTAAGGTGGTCGGCCCGGCCGGCGAAGAAATCTTCTGTGACCAATATGGACGGGTACGTCTGCAATTCCCGTGGGATCGCTATGGCAAATCCAACGACCAGAGTTCCTGCTGGATACGGGTGAGCCAGCCGTGGGCGGGCCAAGGCTGGGGCATCCTGGCCATCCCACGTATCGGACAGGAAGTGGTGGTGGATTTCCTGCACGGCGACCCCGACCAGCCGATAGTGACCGGGCGGACTTACCATGCCAGCAACATCCCGCCGGGGGCCTTGCCGGGCAGCAAAACCCAGATGGCGTTCCGCTCCAAAACTCACAAGGGACAGGGCTACAACGAACTGCTGTTTGAGGATGCCAAGGGCAGCGAACTGCTGTCACTGCACGCGCAGAAAGACATGTACACCAAGGTGCTCAATAACCGGGATACCCATGTGCTCGCCAACCACAGCGAAACCGTGGAGAAAAACCAGACCATCACGGTCAATGAGAACAAAGAAGAAACGGTTACGCTCAACAGCACGGAAACCGTGAAAGAAGTGCGCAAACTGATCACTGGCAAGGACTACATTATCGAGGTCGGTACCCACAAGATAGAAACCATCAACAATACCCTTTCCATCACAACTGGCGATGTGATCGAGCTACGCTGCGGAGCAAGTGTGTTACGTATGGACAGTGCCGGACGTATCACCCTTCAGGGCAGTGAGTTTAAGTTTGAGGCCAGCGGCCCGGTGCAAATCACGGGTAAAGACATCGACCTGAACTAA
- a CDS encoding helix-turn-helix transcriptional regulator translates to MTMTAPKENLIRLPEVQRRTGYSKAWIYKLISDGEFPKQIKLGSRSIAFIESEIDNWIAQRIAGSRAA, encoded by the coding sequence ATGACAATGACAGCACCGAAAGAAAATCTTATTCGTTTGCCCGAAGTTCAGCGCAGAACGGGTTATAGCAAGGCGTGGATCTACAAACTGATTAGTGATGGAGAATTCCCGAAACAAATCAAACTCGGCTCCCGTTCCATCGCGTTTATTGAATCAGAGATTGATAACTGGATTGCGCAGCGGATCGCAGGATCACGAGCGGCATAG